The Halichondria panicea chromosome 17, odHalPani1.1, whole genome shotgun sequence DNA segment ATGAAATTCAGAAAATAATAGTCTTGAAAATTGTATTCCTAGCCACATTTCTTGGAATGTACTGACAATTTAATGGGAGCATGACTCTGTAAcgtagcaggtaattttcgagaTATCATGTTACACAGTCACttacaatacatgcagtaacACCACAATTATAAGTATagcatacgtatacatgtatgtgaacaTCTGGATATATACATCACATCATCAGATTTGCAACATTTAAGTTGGGCTATAAAAGAGAATGACTGGATGAGGCAAGTATCTCTGCAGATACTATATCCAACTTCTCCTCATCCTTAATAACAAGCTTcaaccaataattatgactagtTCGACTGCGTAAGTATAAGCATGTTCttatagatctagatttaACCGccatcatacatgcatgcaacatctCTACAATTGTCTAGCTATAGatacagtatatagatctGTGTTAGATTTAACCTTATGATTTCGTTTTCCCTGCAGAAAGCCTGATGTTATCCTGTATGAGCATGATTTCAAAGGCCAGACCCTTCCCCTTTCCAAGGCTACCCCCAACTTCGTTCCTCTCAACTTCAACGACAAAGCCTCCTCTGTTGAGGTAGTAAGCGGTGTGTGGACTGTCTACCAGCATGTCAACTACGAAGGGAGAAGGCTCACCCTGGGAGTGGGAAAGTACGACTATGAATTCATCTCGAAGAGAATTGGAAATGATGTAATTTCCTCTGCTAGGCCTGCTGAGATAATCCTGTATCAGCATGCCCAGTTCCAAGGGAAAATTCTGAATTTATACGATGACACTCAAAGCTTGGTTCCGCTGGGTTTTAACGACATTGTGTCTTCTATTGAGGTCACCTTTGGCGAATGGTCAGTGTACGAACACGTCAACTACCAAGGAGTGCGACTCGATTTGAATGTCGGGAAATACGACATCGACTACATAACCAAGAATATGGGAAACGATGTCATCTCTTCTGTGAAACTGAGGTAGCACCTTGCATgtatcattattataattatagctatataattattatgccagcTATAGGCGATAGTTTTATGTAAACCATTTTGCAGCATAATTTTATTTATTGATTGGTGATTCCCTTCCCCTGTAGAGTTCCTGATATTATCTTGTACGAACATGCTGAATACAAGGGCCAGACTCTTCCCCTAACAGAAGCTACCCCTAACTT contains these protein-coding regions:
- the LOC135350809 gene encoding beta/gamma crystallin domain-containing protein 1-like, with amino-acid sequence MTSSTAKPDVILYEHDFKGQTLPLSKATPNFVPLNFNDKASSVEVVSGVWTVYQHVNYEGRRLTLGVGKYDYEFISKRIGNDVISSARPAEIILYQHAQFQGKILNLYDDTQSLVPLGFNDIVSSIEVTFGEWSVYEHVNYQGVRLDLNVGKYDIDYITKNMGNDVISSVKLRVPDIILYEHAEYKGQTLPLTEATPNFVPLGFNDKASSIEVTSGKWTVYQDVDYKGNSLTLGEGKYDFSFISGKIGNDVISSARPAEITLFEHAKFDGKRMKLSKDTPSLVPLGFNDIVSSIEVTFGEWKVYEHVNYQGKSLLLKVGRYDIDYIKKNLGNDVISSVKLA